A section of the Anabaena cylindrica PCC 7122 genome encodes:
- a CDS encoding DUF4435 domain-containing protein — protein sequence MYDKDIWYIANYIYHTVVYSKENFQCNHLSLNEICKSLTTESYDFQSLLENISQRVSPIFYVWFYFKEAKRNNFNHLINNEAFGTILNFQNSQFDNIGDEKTLFQSIEDRVQDTLQKLKEVMDDDAWYDSILIHGIPDIQNRLIEQYSIRPEDILSFCCGHGVLDQFVEPFMRKLITILKNLKIEEVKKALSEYKDINNTISRIENLGRRDVKTMLNTSLIYLLLYNAVENQQMQEIKDKLARELN from the coding sequence TTGTACGATAAAGATATTTGGTATATCGCTAACTATATTTACCATACAGTTGTTTATAGTAAAGAGAACTTTCAGTGTAATCATTTGTCATTAAATGAAATATGCAAAAGTTTAACCACCGAAAGCTATGATTTTCAGAGTTTACTTGAAAATATTTCCCAAAGAGTTTCCCCTATATTTTACGTTTGGTTCTACTTCAAAGAAGCCAAAAGGAATAATTTTAATCATCTTATAAATAACGAAGCATTTGGAACAATTTTGAACTTTCAAAATAGTCAATTCGACAATATTGGAGATGAGAAGACATTATTTCAAAGCATTGAAGATAGAGTACAAGATACATTACAAAAACTAAAAGAAGTAATGGATGATGATGCTTGGTATGACTCAATTCTTATACATGGTATTCCTGATATACAAAATCGGTTAATAGAACAATACTCAATACGTCCAGAAGATATTTTGTCATTTTGCTGTGGACATGGTGTATTAGACCAATTTGTTGAGCCTTTTATGAGAAAACTCATTACAATATTAAAGAATTTAAAAATAGAAGAAGTAAAAAAGGCTCTAAGTGAATACAAAGATATTAATAACACAATTAGTCGTATCGAAAATCTTGGAAGACGAGACGTTAAGACTATGTTAAACACCAGTTTAATATATCTCCTTCTTTATAATGCTGTCGAAAATCAACAGATGCAAGAAATCAAAGACAAACTAGCTAGAGAACTGAATTAG
- a CDS encoding GAF domain-containing protein, whose translation MQTILWELFPRFLVDNSYMPHGHCYLWQTPLVGLHLVSDALIAIAYFSIPVMLIYFVRKRSDIPFSKVFILFGAFIVLCGIGHLLDIWTLWHPDYWISGIERAMTALVSCYTALQLIELLPQFLALRTPEHLESINKELEKQIAERQRTEETLEMIVAGTASVTGNDFFPALVQNLATALNVSYALVSKTVNNSTPSLRTLALWAVSNLAENIEYELTDTPCQKVVENRVLCSYPSQLQELFPHPPLLKNMDAQSYVGLPLLDINQNVIGNLCIIDVKPFIVDERTTTLLNVFAARAAAELQRQWAEEEKDHAYEELEFRVEERTAALVKANNALESEISERIAAEVAMRAMAEREQAINRVILRMRQTLNLESIFNITTTELRQTIECDRVLIYRFQPDWSGELVSESVNQKWNILLPGRAKDPKLTQTAVDQPNCVTTKLSTTDVLSHDTYLQDNKGGMLRQKNTYCCVNDIYTAGFDSCYLNLLEELQARAYIITPIFCGKKLWGLLAVYQNSNSRNWQQAEIGIVTQIGNQLGVAVQQAELLAQTQQQAEELKRAKEAADAANRAKSEFLANMSHELRTPLNAILGFTQLMQQDKSLTIDYQRYIEIINQSGEHLLALINDVLEMSKIEAGRISLYKTEFDLHKLLYSLEAMFLMKSQSKGIQLRFNCDISVPQHIKTDENKLRQVLINLLGNAIKFTEKGSVSLRVSSQESFTGDAGRENILLFAIEDTGPGIAVEELSDLFQAFQQTQAGQRSKEGTGLGLGISQRFVQLMGGEISVTSKLGQGSCFSFSIPVSLTKAIPNSSSFPVDHAISIVPGQHYRIMIAEDNATNRLLLSKILIRLGFEVKEAENGQIAIALWQQWQPHLTFMDMHMPIIDGYQATQRIRQLEQELATEQSFTPTKIIALTASAFTEQRQESLDAGCDDFVSKPFRWEEILEILSKYLQIEYLYESTSDSDITLNTISFSSEYVLDQKALAIMPAEWIHELHFAAVQGNDMSSLHLIAQIPPEQTSLIAALTGLIESYQFDKLMLLTQPKE comes from the coding sequence ATGCAAACAATATTATGGGAATTATTTCCGCGTTTTTTGGTGGATAATTCATATATGCCCCATGGACATTGCTATCTCTGGCAAACGCCTCTTGTCGGTTTGCATTTAGTCAGTGATGCGCTAATTGCGATCGCTTATTTCTCTATTCCAGTCATGCTGATCTACTTTGTCCGCAAGCGGAGTGATATTCCCTTCTCCAAAGTATTTATCCTCTTTGGGGCATTTATTGTCCTCTGTGGTATCGGACACCTGCTTGATATTTGGACTCTATGGCATCCAGACTACTGGATTTCTGGCATTGAACGCGCTATGACTGCTTTAGTGTCTTGTTATACGGCTTTACAACTAATAGAACTCCTGCCGCAATTTTTGGCATTAAGAACACCAGAACACTTAGAAAGCATCAACAAAGAATTAGAAAAGCAAATAGCAGAACGGCAACGCACCGAAGAAACTTTGGAAATGATTGTAGCTGGAACTGCTTCGGTGACTGGAAACGATTTTTTTCCGGCGCTGGTGCAGAACCTAGCCACAGCCTTAAATGTGTCCTACGCGCTAGTGTCTAAAACTGTTAATAATTCCACACCTAGTCTGCGTACTTTGGCGCTTTGGGCTGTCTCCAATTTAGCAGAAAATATTGAATATGAATTAACGGATACTCCTTGCCAAAAAGTAGTAGAGAATCGGGTATTGTGTTCTTATCCAAGTCAGTTGCAAGAGCTTTTTCCTCATCCTCCATTGCTCAAAAACATGGACGCACAGAGTTATGTAGGCTTGCCCTTACTAGATATCAATCAAAATGTGATTGGTAATCTCTGCATTATTGATGTTAAACCATTTATAGTAGATGAGCGCACCACAACACTATTGAACGTATTTGCCGCACGAGCTGCTGCTGAACTGCAACGACAATGGGCAGAAGAAGAAAAAGACCATGCTTATGAAGAACTAGAATTCCGAGTTGAAGAGCGTACTGCTGCACTTGTCAAAGCCAATAACGCCCTGGAAAGTGAAATTAGCGAACGAATTGCCGCTGAAGTTGCGATGAGGGCGATGGCAGAGCGGGAACAGGCGATTAACAGGGTAATTTTGCGAATGCGTCAAACCCTGAATTTGGAATCAATTTTTAATATCACCACTACAGAATTACGACAAACTATAGAGTGCGATCGCGTTTTGATTTATCGCTTCCAACCCGATTGGAGTGGGGAATTAGTTTCTGAGTCAGTAAATCAAAAATGGAATATCTTGCTACCTGGACGAGCAAAAGATCCCAAACTTACCCAAACCGCTGTAGATCAACCCAATTGTGTCACCACTAAACTGAGTACTACAGATGTTTTGAGCCATGATACCTATTTACAAGACAACAAAGGCGGTATGTTGCGCCAAAAAAATACCTACTGCTGCGTTAATGATATCTACACAGCCGGATTTGATTCTTGCTATCTCAATCTTTTAGAAGAATTGCAAGCACGAGCTTATATTATTACTCCCATCTTTTGCGGCAAAAAGCTCTGGGGTTTGTTGGCAGTTTATCAAAATAGTAATTCCCGCAACTGGCAACAGGCAGAAATTGGTATTGTCACCCAAATTGGTAATCAATTGGGGGTAGCGGTGCAACAAGCAGAACTACTTGCCCAAACCCAGCAACAGGCAGAGGAACTCAAACGAGCTAAAGAAGCTGCTGATGCTGCGAATCGGGCTAAAAGTGAATTTTTGGCGAATATGAGTCATGAACTGCGTACCCCCCTCAACGCCATTCTGGGCTTTACTCAGTTGATGCAGCAGGATAAATCCTTAACTATTGACTATCAACGGTATATAGAAATTATTAACCAAAGTGGTGAACATTTGTTAGCGCTGATTAATGATGTGCTGGAGATGTCGAAAATTGAAGCTGGCAGGATTTCACTCTATAAAACAGAGTTTGATTTGCATAAGTTGCTTTACAGTTTGGAAGCCATGTTTCTGATGAAATCACAATCTAAAGGCATACAACTAAGGTTTAACTGTGATATTAGTGTTCCTCAGCATATCAAAACTGATGAAAACAAATTGCGTCAGGTACTCATTAATCTGTTAGGCAATGCCATTAAGTTTACTGAAAAAGGAAGTGTATCCTTGCGAGTTAGTAGTCAGGAGTCATTTACTGGGGATGCAGGAAGAGAGAATATCCTCTTATTCGCAATTGAGGATACAGGCCCTGGTATTGCCGTCGAAGAACTGAGTGATTTATTTCAGGCATTTCAGCAAACACAAGCAGGTCAAAGATCTAAAGAAGGAACAGGTTTAGGATTGGGAATCAGTCAGCGGTTTGTGCAGTTGATGGGTGGAGAAATTAGTGTTACTAGCAAACTAGGACAAGGTAGTTGTTTCAGTTTTAGTATTCCAGTTAGTTTGACAAAAGCAATCCCTAATTCCAGTTCATTTCCCGTTGATCATGCAATCAGTATTGTACCTGGGCAGCACTATCGGATTATGATTGCTGAAGATAATGCTACTAACAGATTGCTACTGAGTAAAATCTTGATCAGATTAGGCTTTGAAGTGAAGGAAGCTGAAAATGGACAAATTGCGATCGCACTCTGGCAGCAATGGCAACCTCACCTCACCTTTATGGATATGCATATGCCTATTATTGATGGCTATCAAGCAACTCAGCGCATCCGTCAACTAGAACAAGAATTAGCAACTGAACAAAGTTTCACCCCGACTAAAATTATTGCTCTCACTGCCAGTGCTTTTACCGAACAGCGACAGGAAAGCTTAGACGCAGGTTGTGACGATTTTGTTAGCAAACCATTCCGCTGGGAAGAAATTCTAGAAATCTTATCCAAGTATCTTCAAATAGAATACTTGTATGAATCGACTTCTGACAGTGATATTACCCTGAACACAATTTCGTTTTCATCCGAATATGTTCTTGATCAAAAGGCCTTAGCTATTATGCCAGCGGAATGGATTCATGAATTACACTTTGCGGCAGTCCAAGGTAATGATATGAGTAGTCTTCACCTCATTGCTCAAATCCCCCCTGAGCAAACTTCTTTGATTGCAGCCTTAACGGGACTGATTGAAAGTTATCAGTTTGACAAATTGATGTTATTAACGCAACCAAAAGAATGA
- a CDS encoding hybrid sensor histidine kinase/response regulator, which translates to MNMRPQNNAFIADILIVDDKLENIRFLSDFLSKENYQIRKAINGQAALMAVNSLLPDLILLDINMPGIGGYEVCKYLKNDPKTSSTPVIFLSAGNEVDDKVRAFEVGGIDYITKPFHLEEVLARVRTQLKIQNLQKDLISSNEKLQTMFLSLQNAQSELIQKENLINASRIAAGISHEINNPLSFILCNINPASEYSEQLINLIRLYQKSFPDATPQIKNFMAEIELDFLLPDFTRILHSIRTGAERIRSVIQALHIFYRLDKSGIKIFDIHENIDSTIVTLGYQFKIKDDLPNISIIKDYVDIPEFTGYVNLFNQAIINLLQNSIDALEAKINLNLDNSFQPTIWIHTHTTDNKIIISIKDNGIGVAAENRSSLFQPFFTTKLVGKKYGLGLFTTYQIINDLHQGNLIYHNCPEGGSEFVIELPISKL; encoded by the coding sequence ATGAATATGCGTCCACAAAATAACGCATTTATAGCGGATATTCTCATTGTTGACGACAAACTTGAAAATATTCGTTTTTTATCCGATTTTCTATCTAAAGAAAATTATCAAATTCGGAAAGCAATCAACGGACAAGCAGCATTAATGGCTGTTAATTCACTTCTTCCTGATTTGATACTTTTAGATATCAATATGCCAGGAATTGGAGGTTATGAAGTATGTAAATATTTAAAAAATGACCCCAAAACTAGTTCAACTCCCGTGATTTTTCTAAGTGCTGGCAATGAAGTTGATGATAAGGTTCGTGCCTTTGAAGTTGGAGGTATTGACTACATTACTAAACCATTTCATTTAGAAGAAGTACTAGCCAGAGTAAGAACTCAATTAAAAATCCAAAATTTACAAAAGGATTTAATATCCAGCAATGAAAAACTACAGACTATGTTTCTGTCATTACAAAATGCCCAATCTGAACTTATTCAAAAAGAAAATCTCATTAATGCCAGCCGAATTGCAGCCGGAATTTCTCATGAGATTAATAACCCACTCAGTTTCATTCTTTGTAATATTAATCCTGCTTCTGAATATAGCGAACAATTAATTAATCTGATTCGACTTTATCAAAAATCATTTCCAGATGCAACTCCACAAATCAAAAATTTTATGGCAGAAATTGAGCTGGATTTTCTGCTTCCAGATTTCACAAGAATTCTTCATTCTATTCGCACCGGAGCAGAACGAATTCGCTCAGTCATTCAAGCTCTACATATTTTTTATCGTCTTGATAAATCAGGGATAAAAATATTTGATATTCACGAAAATATCGATAGCACTATCGTCACATTAGGTTATCAATTTAAAATAAAAGATGATTTACCTAATATTTCTATTATCAAAGACTATGTAGATATTCCAGAATTCACTGGTTATGTAAATCTATTCAACCAAGCAATAATAAATCTCTTGCAAAATTCTATTGATGCCCTGGAAGCAAAAATAAATTTAAATCTTGATAATTCATTTCAACCTACAATTTGGATTCATACACACACTACAGACAATAAAATAATCATCAGTATTAAAGACAATGGCATAGGAGTTGCCGCAGAAAATAGATCTAGTCTATTTCAGCCATTTTTTACGACAAAATTAGTTGGTAAAAAATATGGATTAGGTTTATTTACTACCTACCAAATTATTAATGATCTTCATCAAGGTAATTTAATTTATCATAATTGTCCTGAAGGAGGCTCAGAATTTGTGATTGAACTTCCAATCTCAAAATTGTAA
- a CDS encoding IS1634 family transposase, translating into MKESQEAIQTLDIDHLGIVAGIIDEMELVEEVNKMVGIKTKETLTPGQVVKAMILNGLGFLSAPLYLFGEFFVGKATEHLIGEGVLPEHLNDDKLGRELDKYHQIGTTKIFTAVAIKAAHKFQVETDIIHLDGTSMSVEGEYKKEIEEIEQTKQETAEDKLEREPEMKAIEIVHGYSRDKRPDLKQFIIDMIVTGDGDIPLYLKVDSGNVDDKSVFVERLKEFKKQWTFEGISVADSALYTTENLAAMRELKWITRVPISIKEAKNKIVDIKESEWKNGQIPGYKIAAKESEYGGIKQRWIIVESEIRKKSSIQQVEKQVKKQESKAKAALSKLSRQEFACQADAKIAIEKLSKSWKYHQTKEIEYIEKPEYKTAGRPSKLTEPSQIKYQVKGEIETRGEVIETEKIKAGRFILATNVLDRNELSDEQVLEEYKAQQSNERGFRFLKDPLFFTSSVFVKTPERVEAIAMIVGLCLLVYNLAQRKLRQELAKFDDGIRNQVKKITNKPTMRWVFQMFQAVHLVIINGQKQMSNLTEEREKIVRYLGKSCSKYYLIT; encoded by the coding sequence ATGAAAGAGTCTCAAGAAGCCATACAAACCCTAGATATAGACCATTTAGGAATAGTAGCGGGAATAATAGACGAGATGGAATTGGTAGAAGAAGTGAATAAAATGGTAGGAATAAAAACAAAAGAAACCCTAACACCAGGACAAGTAGTAAAAGCAATGATCTTAAATGGATTAGGGTTTTTAAGCGCCCCATTATACCTATTTGGAGAATTTTTCGTAGGAAAAGCAACAGAACATCTAATAGGAGAAGGAGTATTACCAGAGCATTTAAATGACGACAAACTAGGAAGAGAACTAGACAAATATCATCAAATAGGAACAACAAAAATATTTACAGCAGTAGCCATAAAAGCAGCCCATAAATTCCAAGTAGAAACGGATATTATCCATTTAGATGGAACATCAATGAGTGTAGAAGGAGAGTACAAAAAAGAAATCGAAGAAATAGAACAAACAAAACAAGAAACAGCAGAGGATAAATTAGAAAGAGAACCAGAAATGAAAGCAATAGAAATAGTTCATGGATACTCAAGAGATAAAAGACCAGACCTCAAACAATTTATCATAGACATGATAGTAACAGGAGATGGAGACATCCCATTATATTTAAAAGTAGACTCAGGAAATGTAGATGATAAAAGTGTATTTGTAGAGAGATTAAAAGAATTTAAAAAACAATGGACATTTGAGGGAATAAGTGTAGCAGATAGTGCCTTGTATACAACAGAAAACTTAGCAGCAATGAGAGAACTGAAATGGATAACAAGAGTACCAATAAGTATCAAAGAAGCAAAAAATAAAATCGTAGATATAAAAGAATCAGAATGGAAAAATGGTCAAATACCAGGCTATAAAATAGCAGCCAAAGAATCAGAATATGGAGGCATAAAACAAAGATGGATAATCGTCGAAAGTGAAATCAGAAAAAAATCAAGTATCCAACAGGTAGAAAAACAAGTAAAAAAACAGGAATCAAAAGCAAAAGCCGCACTCAGTAAACTATCCAGGCAAGAGTTTGCCTGTCAGGCAGATGCTAAAATAGCAATAGAAAAGCTATCAAAATCCTGGAAATATCACCAAACAAAAGAAATTGAATACATAGAGAAACCAGAATATAAAACAGCAGGTAGACCAAGCAAATTGACCGAACCAAGTCAAATAAAATATCAAGTTAAAGGTGAAATAGAAACAAGGGGAGAAGTAATAGAAACTGAAAAAATCAAAGCAGGGAGATTTATATTAGCAACGAATGTATTAGATAGAAATGAATTGAGTGATGAACAGGTATTAGAAGAATACAAAGCTCAACAGTCTAACGAAAGAGGATTTAGATTTTTAAAAGACCCATTGTTTTTTACATCAAGCGTATTTGTCAAAACCCCGGAAAGAGTAGAAGCAATAGCAATGATAGTGGGATTGTGTTTGTTAGTCTATAACCTTGCCCAAAGAAAATTAAGGCAAGAATTAGCTAAATTTGATGATGGGATTAGAAATCAAGTTAAGAAAATCACAAATAAACCGACAATGAGGTGGGTATTTCAGATGTTTCAGGCTGTACATTTGGTAATCATAAATGGACAGAAACAAATGAGCAATTTAACGGAGGAACGTGAAAAGATTGTCAGATATTTAGGAAAGAGTTGTAGTAAATATTATCTAATTACTTGA
- a CDS encoding DUF305 domain-containing protein has translation MLPMQLSTLKNSFLSLTLVAIASVPSGLLTACSTTDSQNQASNPATTATTTNDKQPMDHGSGMMNHSMTMDLGPADANYDLRFIDAMIPHHQGATVMAKEIEQKSKRPEIKKLGDEITNAQNQEITQMKQWRTTWYPKAGDKPMAYDAKMGHDMEMSPEQKQAMMMNMDLGAADAEFDLRFINAMIPHHEAAVVMAKDALQKSQRPEIKKLAENIIKSQDAEINQMKQWRQAWYKK, from the coding sequence ATGCTCCCTATGCAACTTTCTACACTAAAAAACAGCTTCTTGTCATTGACCTTAGTAGCGATCGCTTCTGTACCCAGTGGATTGTTAACGGCCTGTTCTACAACTGATTCCCAAAACCAAGCATCCAACCCTGCCACCACTGCCACTACTACAAATGACAAGCAACCAATGGATCATGGTAGTGGCATGATGAATCACAGCATGACAATGGATTTAGGCCCAGCCGATGCCAACTATGATTTACGCTTTATTGATGCCATGATTCCCCACCATCAGGGTGCAACCGTAATGGCCAAAGAAATAGAACAGAAATCGAAACGCCCTGAAATCAAAAAGCTAGGAGACGAAATAACCAACGCACAAAACCAAGAAATCACCCAGATGAAACAGTGGCGTACAACTTGGTATCCCAAAGCGGGAGATAAACCAATGGCTTATGATGCCAAAATGGGACATGACATGGAAATGTCACCTGAGCAAAAGCAAGCCATGATGATGAATATGGATTTAGGTGCAGCTGATGCAGAATTTGACCTGCGCTTTATCAACGCCATGATTCCTCACCATGAAGCAGCTGTAGTGATGGCAAAAGATGCTTTGCAAAAATCTCAGCGTCCTGAAATTAAAAAATTGGCTGAAAATATCATCAAATCCCAAGATGCAGAGATTAACCAAATGAAACAATGGCGGCAAGCTTGGTATAAAAAATAG
- the csaB gene encoding polysaccharide pyruvyl transferase CsaB, translated as MVKIRALLSGYYGKGNGGDEALLATLLQMLPPDVTPVVLSGNPEETKKRYGVESYNRMAFLQIIKALRSCDAFIWGGGSLMQDATSSISPFYYGGLMALAQAMGLKTVAWGQGIGPLLRSQTRWLAKRNFALCTKISVRDRSSAALLSNWGIPHILAPDPVWALESKPVTELADLPKPRIAVILRNHPQLTETRLANLIHALVDLQQATQAFILLLPFQKSEDLDIAEKIQLQLKDVSKIICAEDPQLLKGIFRGVEMAIGMRLHSLIMAASEGCRCFALSYDPKVNHLMEDLEIPGWDLKDLPTDVDLMSKTWIQYYHNSEALSSEKIQSLVNGAFLHRDLLRASLSNK; from the coding sequence ATGGTGAAGATACGGGCGTTATTGTCTGGGTATTACGGTAAAGGTAATGGTGGTGATGAAGCTTTGTTGGCGACACTTCTGCAAATGCTACCACCTGATGTAACGCCTGTGGTGCTTTCTGGGAATCCTGAGGAAACTAAAAAGCGTTATGGTGTGGAAAGTTACAACCGTATGGCGTTTTTGCAGATTATCAAAGCTTTGCGTTCCTGTGATGCTTTCATCTGGGGTGGTGGAAGTTTAATGCAGGATGCGACTAGCAGCATTAGCCCTTTTTATTATGGGGGATTAATGGCTTTAGCTCAAGCGATGGGTTTGAAAACTGTAGCTTGGGGACAGGGAATAGGGCCTTTATTGCGATCGCAAACTCGTTGGTTAGCAAAGCGAAATTTTGCTCTTTGTACTAAAATCAGTGTACGCGATCGCTCTAGTGCGGCTTTATTATCAAATTGGGGCATACCTCATATTCTTGCACCTGATCCAGTTTGGGCTTTAGAATCTAAACCAGTAACAGAATTAGCAGATTTACCAAAACCTAGAATTGCCGTTATTTTAAGAAATCATCCCCAACTTACAGAAACTCGGTTAGCAAATTTAATCCATGCCTTAGTTGATTTACAACAAGCTACCCAAGCATTTATTTTATTATTGCCTTTTCAAAAAAGTGAAGATTTAGATATTGCAGAAAAAATTCAACTGCAATTAAAAGATGTTAGTAAAATTATCTGTGCAGAAGATCCACAACTTTTAAAAGGTATATTTCGTGGTGTAGAAATGGCAATAGGGATGCGTCTACACAGTTTAATTATGGCAGCTAGTGAAGGTTGTCGTTGTTTTGCTTTGAGTTATGACCCCAAGGTTAACCATTTGATGGAAGATTTAGAAATACCTGGATGGGATTTAAAGGATTTACCAACTGATGTAGATTTAATGAGTAAAACCTGGATTCAATATTATCACAATAGCGAAGCATTATCATCTGAGAAAATACAATCTTTAGTAAATGGAGCTTTTTTACATCGGGATTTATTGAGAGCATCATTGAGTAATAAGTAG
- a CDS encoding DUF2499 domain-containing protein: protein MHALSIPTWIIHISSVIEWIVAIWLIWTYGELTKNRSWWGLSFAMLPALISAMCACTWHYFDNAESLEWIVTLQAAMTLVGNFTLWAAAVWIWRSTKSTNPVEPKTIKSEQ, encoded by the coding sequence ATGCACGCTCTTTCGATTCCCACCTGGATAATTCATATTTCTAGCGTCATTGAGTGGATAGTCGCTATTTGGTTAATTTGGACTTATGGTGAACTCACAAAAAACCGTAGTTGGTGGGGATTGTCCTTTGCCATGTTACCAGCTTTAATCAGCGCCATGTGTGCTTGCACTTGGCATTATTTCGACAACGCCGAATCGCTAGAATGGATAGTGACGCTGCAAGCTGCCATGACATTAGTTGGTAATTTTACCCTTTGGGCAGCAGCGGTGTGGATTTGGCGTTCTACCAAGTCTACAAACCCAGTTGAGCCAAAAACTATCAAATCAGAGCAATGA
- a CDS encoding putative bifunctional diguanylate cyclase/phosphodiesterase, protein MTIDSHTNQLIPQKPTHINILIVDDVLENIRLLSSILERNGYQTRKALSGTMAITATVAAPPSLILLDIRMPDMNGYQVCQELKSNPKTAHIPIIFLSAADDVADKVQAFQVGGADYITKPFHIEEVLARVQHQLTIIKAQQTICDLNAQLEERVKERTQQLEIANSQLAEMAFQDPLTKLPNRALLMERLWQAIKEQESNSDYQFSVFYLDCDRFKIINDSLGHPVGDELLIAVSQRLKSLLHPEDVLARLGGDEFVLLLTRLSDPVKIIHIAEGISNHFAHPFYLQEREIFLSFSIGIVADCSTYSDPDALLRDADIAMYQAKFAGKDQYQIFAATMHQTACERLQMETDLRKAIQQQEFVLNYQPIINLATGKIIGAEALIRWNHPTQGCIAPVEFIPIAEETGLILKLGHWVLKEACEQLRLWQQQQIVDLSFTISVNISAYQFSQSNLVEQIDNILIESQLSPKCLKLEITETAIMENFASAANIISNLRERHIQLSIDDFGTGYSSLSYLHYFPVDNLKIDRSFIQHLTEKSDSLGLVTAIIQIAKTMGMTLIAEGIETAEQLSQLQLLDCHFGQGYFFSEPLDSDNLAKLISTNF, encoded by the coding sequence ATGACCATTGACAGCCACACAAATCAACTTATACCACAAAAACCGACTCATATCAACATCTTAATTGTTGACGATGTTCTGGAAAATATTCGTCTCCTCTCCAGTATTTTGGAGCGCAATGGATACCAGACTCGTAAGGCACTCAGTGGCACAATGGCAATTACCGCAACTGTAGCGGCTCCACCTAGTCTAATTTTATTAGATATCAGAATGCCGGATATGAATGGTTATCAGGTTTGTCAAGAACTGAAATCAAATCCCAAGACGGCTCATATTCCCATCATTTTTTTAAGTGCAGCAGATGATGTTGCTGATAAAGTCCAGGCTTTTCAAGTAGGTGGTGCAGACTATATTACCAAACCATTCCATATAGAAGAAGTATTAGCACGGGTTCAACATCAACTGACAATCATTAAAGCTCAACAAACAATTTGCGATCTTAATGCACAGTTAGAGGAACGAGTAAAAGAACGTACCCAACAGCTAGAAATCGCCAATTCCCAACTTGCAGAAATGGCTTTTCAAGATCCATTGACTAAGCTACCTAACCGTGCATTGTTAATGGAGCGACTTTGGCAAGCTATCAAAGAACAAGAGTCAAATTCTGATTATCAATTTTCTGTATTTTATTTGGATTGCGATCGCTTTAAAATTATCAACGACTCTTTAGGACATCCAGTAGGAGATGAGCTACTGATTGCCGTTTCTCAACGTCTCAAATCCCTTTTACATCCAGAAGATGTCTTGGCACGTTTAGGAGGTGATGAATTTGTTCTCTTGCTCACCAGACTCTCTGATCCTGTTAAAATTATTCACATAGCCGAAGGAATTTCTAACCATTTTGCCCACCCCTTTTATCTCCAAGAGCGAGAAATTTTTCTCTCATTTAGCATTGGCATTGTTGCCGACTGCTCAACTTACTCTGACCCTGATGCTTTGCTGCGAGATGCCGATATAGCCATGTATCAAGCCAAATTCGCAGGTAAGGACCAATACCAAATCTTCGCAGCGACAATGCATCAAACTGCTTGTGAACGATTACAAATGGAGACAGATTTACGGAAAGCCATTCAACAACAAGAGTTTGTTCTCAATTATCAACCCATTATTAATCTGGCAACAGGCAAAATTATAGGTGCTGAAGCCCTGATTCGCTGGAATCATCCTACTCAAGGATGTATTGCTCCAGTAGAATTTATCCCTATTGCAGAAGAAACAGGTTTGATTTTAAAACTAGGTCACTGGGTACTTAAAGAAGCTTGTGAGCAACTTCGTCTCTGGCAGCAACAACAGATTGTAGATTTATCATTTACCATCAGCGTTAATATATCAGCTTACCAGTTTTCTCAATCTAACCTTGTTGAGCAAATTGATAATATCTTGATAGAAAGTCAACTTTCGCCAAAATGCTTAAAGCTAGAAATCACTGAAACAGCCATCATGGAAAATTTTGCCTCTGCTGCTAATATTATTTCTAATTTGCGAGAACGACATATTCAATTAAGTATAGATGATTTTGGCACAGGCTATTCATCACTCAGCTATTTGCATTATTTTCCTGTTGATAACCTCAAAATTGACCGCTCATTTATTCAGCATTTAACTGAAAAATCTGATAGTTTGGGATTGGTAACTGCAATTATCCAAATTGCCAAAACAATGGGCATGACTCTCATAGCCGAAGGAATTGAAACTGCTGAACAACTAAGCCAACTGCAACTATTAGATTGTCATTTTGGTCAAGGCTACTTTTTTTCTGAACCTCTAGATTCTGACAATCTAGCTAAATTAATATCGACAAATTTTTAA